One genomic segment of Syngnathus acus chromosome 1, fSynAcu1.2, whole genome shotgun sequence includes these proteins:
- the ctnnd1 gene encoding catenin delta-1 isoform X6, with protein MEPGQMVQETYTMEQDHQESNPMLSVETNDDGTTRRTEITVKKVAKPIPTRTVIPSVSDTLSLDGGGSMTGMGAYIPPMDRGYRQAPGVGAPMEYPTQTVPRNYQYGPPGGYEDYRAGPPSEAYASLSRGARMDDRYRPVHPDGYRTLDPSYRAPSRNQIDPYAAQPQVGRMGSAMELSSVPRFVPESYGMEDDRRSMGYDESDYGMGHPMHYSTVPRNIHGFPQGPPRRTGSYEGTLDGDMSGPGDMYYWGGGAPIAQGERGSMASLDSTLRKGPGPGGWRQPELPEVVAMLNYRLDPVRSNAAAYLQHLTYKNDKVKSDVRRLKGIPALVSMLDNPNKEVHYAACGALKNISYGKDQDNKIAIKNCDGVPALIRLLRKTHDQDLTDLITGTLWNLSSHDSVKMEIVDHALHALSDEVMVPRSGWERGSNGGGGEENCKPRHLEWETALTNTAGCLRNVSSERSEARRKLRECTGLVDSLMYIVQSQIDCKDVDNKLIENSVCLLRNLSYHVHREIPGCERYQEAAPINQGPAPSSQKSGCFSSRKSKDEWFSKGKKDEDPAADTIDIPKRTTPAKGYELLFQPEVVRIYTSLLMESKNPTVLEASAGAVQNLCAGRWTYGRYIRALLRQEKGLPMMTELLAHGNDRVVRAMSGALRNLAIDARNRDLLGKHAVPHLVANLPGGGQSQPVRALSEATVVSVLSTLHEVLGSSLEAAKTLRASQGIERLVLINKDGNRSEREVRGAGLVLQTVWAYKELRRTLEKDGWKKTDFMVNLNPPSNNTRTNGGYEDSTLPLIDKGVKGERDMIPMNDMGPDAYSTLDQRGRRNTLDNAIEPDDKDTVQGVRYGERQAALPLMDSYDEKLIVCITKRHLPAHCPC; from the exons ATGGAGCCTGGTCAGATGGTGCAGGAGACCTACACAATGGAGCAAGACCACCAGGAGTCCAACCCAATGTTATCTGTGGAGACCAATGATGATGGCACCACAAGACGCACAGAAatcacg GTAAAAAAAGTAGCAAAGCCCATTCCAACTCGTACAGTCATCCCCTCGGTATCCGACACGCTTTCCTTGGATGGTGGTGGTTCGATGACTGGTATGGGAGCTTACATCCCACCCATGGACCGGGGCTACAGGCAGGCACCTGGAGTCGGTGCACCCATGGAATACCCCACCCAAACTGTGCCTCGCAACTACCAATATGGACCTCCAGGTGGCTATGAGGACTACCGTGCCGGACCCCCATCTGAAGCATACGCAAGCCTTAGCAGGGGTGCTCGCATGGACGATCGCTATAG ACCAGTCCATCCAGATGGTTATCGAACTCTGGATCCGAGCTACAGAGCACCCAGCAGGAACCAGATAGATCCCTATGCTGCTCAACCACAG GTTGGACGAATGGGAAGTGCAATGGAGCTTTCTTCAGTCCCAAGGTTTGTTCCAGAGTCGTACGGAATGGAGGATGATCGGCGAAGTATGGGCTATGATGAGTCTGATTATGGTATGGGACATCCAATGCACTACAGCACCGTGCCCCGTAACATCCATGGCTTTCCCCAAGGGCCACCACGTCGAACTGG GAGCTACGAGGGCACTCTGGATGGTGATATGAGTGGTCCCGGGGACATGTACTATTGGGGAGGAGGTGCCCCGATAGCACAGGGCGAAAGAGGAAGCATGGCTTCATTGGACAGCACTCTGAGAAAAGGCCCAGGCCCAGGTGGCTGGCGTCAACCAGAGTTGCCAGAGGTTGTTGCCATGCTTAACTATAGGCTGGATCCAGTCAGGAGCAATGCTGCTGCATACCTGCAGCATCTCACTTATAAGAATGATAAG GTGAAGTCAGATGTTCGACGTCTGAAAGGCATCCCGGCATTGGTATCAATGCTTGACAACCCAAACAAAGAG GTGCACTATGCAGCTTGTGGAGCTCTAAAGAACATTTCGTATGGTAAAGATcaagacaacaaaattgcCATCAAGAACTGTGATGGTGTGCCTGCCTTAATTAGGCTTTTGAGAAAGACCCATGACCAGGACCTTACTGACTTAATCACAG GGACACTTTGGAACCTGTCATCCCACGACTCTGTAAAAATGGAGATTGTGGACCATGCATTACACGCCCTCTCGGATGAAGTGATGGTGCCTCGTTCGGGCTGGGAGCGTGGGAGCAATGGTGGTGGAGGGGAGGAAAACTGTAAGCCCAGACACCTGGAGTGGGAGACGGCTCTCACCAATACAGCGGGCTGCCTGAG AAACGTGAGTTCGGAGCGGAGTGAAGCAAGACGGAAGCTGAGGGAATGCACAGGATTGGTGGATTCTCTTATGTACATCGTCCAGTCCCAGATTGACTGTAAAGATGTCGACAACAAG CTCATAGAGAACAGTGTGTGTCTGCTGAGAAACCTATCCTATCACGTGCATCGTGAAATCCCCGGATGTGAGCGGTACCAAGAAGCTGCGCCTATCAACCAGGGCCCGGCCCCGTCCAGCCAGAAGAGCGGTTGTTTCAGCTCACGCAAGAGTAAAG ATGAGTGGTTTTCCAAAG GAAAGAAAGATGAGGATCCAGCTGCAGACACAATAGACATTCCAAAGAGAACGACACCTGCGAAAG GCTATGAACTTTTGTTCCAACCAGAGGTGGTTCGCATCTATACCTCTCTGCTGATGGAGTCAAAGAACCCCACCGTGCTGGAGGCCTCAGCAGGAGCTGTTCAGAATTTGTGTGCTGGACGTTGGACG TATGGCCGTTACATCCGTGCCTTGCTACGCCAGGAGAAAGGTCTGCCCATGATGACTGAACTACTGGCGCACGGCAACGACAGAGTAGTTCGAGCGATGTCGGGAGCGCTCCGTAATCTGGCGATAGATGCTCGTAACAGAGACCTACTGG GCAAACATGCAGTGCCTCACCTAGTGGCCAACCTTCCTGGTGGCGGTCAGAGTCAGCCCGTGCGAGCACTATCAGAAGCAACAGTAGTGTCTGTGTTGAGCACGCTCCATGAGGTGCTGGGCTCTAGCTTGGAAGCTGCAAAGACTCTCAGGGCCTCACAAGGAATTGAGAGGCTAGTTCTCATCAACAAGGACGG TAATCGTTCAGAGAGGGAAGTGCGTGGGGCTGGGCTCGTACTGCAGACTGTATGGGCCTACAAGGAGCTGCGGCGTACTTTggagaaggatggatggaaaaaaacagacttcatGGTGAACCTAAACCCTCCCAGCAACAACACACGGACCAATGGAGGATATGAGGACAGCACTTTGCCCCTCATAGATAAAG GTGTCAAAGGTGAACGAGACATGATTCCAATGAATGACATGGGACCAG ACGCCTACTCCACACTGGACCAACGAGGGAGAAGGAACACTTTGGACAACGCAATTGAACCTGATGATAAAGATACAGTACAG GGAGTGAGGTATGGTGAAAGGCAGGCCGCTTTGCCTCTAATGGATTCTTATGATG AAAAACTAATAGTGTGCATCACCAAACGACATCTACCCGCACACTGCCCTTGCTGA
- the ctnnd1 gene encoding catenin delta-1 isoform X2 — protein sequence MEQCASTASLLASVREQERQFEMLSRALEEERRSCAGTLPRPLPNMQNGRLPCDADVERLTLNEGYVNGTHHFRMEPGQMVQETYTMEQDHQESNPMLSVETNDDGTTRRTEITVKKVAKPIPTRTVIPSVSDTLSLDGGGSMTGMGAYIPPMDRGYRQAPGVGAPMEYPTQTVPRNYQYGPPGGYEDYRAGPPSEAYASLSRGARMDDRYRPVHPDGYRTLDPSYRAPSRNQIDPYAAQPQVGRMGSAMELSSVPRFVPESYGMEDDRRSMGYDESDYGMGHPMHYSTVPRNIHGFPQGPPRRTGSYEGTLDGDMSGPGDMYYWGGGAPIAQGERGSMASLDSTLRKGPGPGGWRQPELPEVVAMLNYRLDPVRSNAAAYLQHLTYKNDKVKSDVRRLKGIPALVSMLDNPNKEVHYAACGALKNISYGKDQDNKIAIKNCDGVPALIRLLRKTHDQDLTDLITGTLWNLSSHDSVKMEIVDHALHALSDEVMVPRSGWERGSNGGGGEENCKPRHLEWETALTNTAGCLRNVSSERSEARRKLRECTGLVDSLMYIVQSQIDCKDVDNKLIENSVCLLRNLSYHVHREIPGCERYQEAAPINQGPAPSSQKSGCFSSRKSKGKKDEDPAADTIDIPKRTTPAKGYELLFQPEVVRIYTSLLMESKNPTVLEASAGAVQNLCAGRWTYGRYIRALLRQEKGLPMMTELLAHGNDRVVRAMSGALRNLAIDARNRDLLGKHAVPHLVANLPGGGQSQPVRALSEATVVSVLSTLHEVLGSSLEAAKTLRASQGIERLVLINKDGNRSEREVRGAGLVLQTVWAYKELRRTLEKDGWKKTDFMVNLNPPSNNTRTNGGYEDSTLPLIDKGVKGERDMIPMNDMGPDAYSTLDQRGRRNTLDNAIEPDDKDTVQGVRYGERQAALPLMDSYDEKLIVCITKRHLPAHCPC from the exons ATGGAGCAGTGTGCAAGTACGGCCTCCCTGCTGGCTTCCGTGCGGGAGCAGGAGAGGCAGTTTGAGATGCTGAGCCGAGCTCTGGAGGAGGAGCGGAGGTCGTGCGCCGGCACTTTGCCCCGCCCACTCCCCAACATGCAG AACGGCCGCCTTCCTTGTGATGCAGACGTAGAAAGGCTAACACTTAACGAAGGTTACGTCAACGGGACACATCAC TTCAGGATGGAGCCTGGTCAGATGGTGCAGGAGACCTACACAATGGAGCAAGACCACCAGGAGTCCAACCCAATGTTATCTGTGGAGACCAATGATGATGGCACCACAAGACGCACAGAAatcacg GTAAAAAAAGTAGCAAAGCCCATTCCAACTCGTACAGTCATCCCCTCGGTATCCGACACGCTTTCCTTGGATGGTGGTGGTTCGATGACTGGTATGGGAGCTTACATCCCACCCATGGACCGGGGCTACAGGCAGGCACCTGGAGTCGGTGCACCCATGGAATACCCCACCCAAACTGTGCCTCGCAACTACCAATATGGACCTCCAGGTGGCTATGAGGACTACCGTGCCGGACCCCCATCTGAAGCATACGCAAGCCTTAGCAGGGGTGCTCGCATGGACGATCGCTATAG ACCAGTCCATCCAGATGGTTATCGAACTCTGGATCCGAGCTACAGAGCACCCAGCAGGAACCAGATAGATCCCTATGCTGCTCAACCACAG GTTGGACGAATGGGAAGTGCAATGGAGCTTTCTTCAGTCCCAAGGTTTGTTCCAGAGTCGTACGGAATGGAGGATGATCGGCGAAGTATGGGCTATGATGAGTCTGATTATGGTATGGGACATCCAATGCACTACAGCACCGTGCCCCGTAACATCCATGGCTTTCCCCAAGGGCCACCACGTCGAACTGG GAGCTACGAGGGCACTCTGGATGGTGATATGAGTGGTCCCGGGGACATGTACTATTGGGGAGGAGGTGCCCCGATAGCACAGGGCGAAAGAGGAAGCATGGCTTCATTGGACAGCACTCTGAGAAAAGGCCCAGGCCCAGGTGGCTGGCGTCAACCAGAGTTGCCAGAGGTTGTTGCCATGCTTAACTATAGGCTGGATCCAGTCAGGAGCAATGCTGCTGCATACCTGCAGCATCTCACTTATAAGAATGATAAG GTGAAGTCAGATGTTCGACGTCTGAAAGGCATCCCGGCATTGGTATCAATGCTTGACAACCCAAACAAAGAG GTGCACTATGCAGCTTGTGGAGCTCTAAAGAACATTTCGTATGGTAAAGATcaagacaacaaaattgcCATCAAGAACTGTGATGGTGTGCCTGCCTTAATTAGGCTTTTGAGAAAGACCCATGACCAGGACCTTACTGACTTAATCACAG GGACACTTTGGAACCTGTCATCCCACGACTCTGTAAAAATGGAGATTGTGGACCATGCATTACACGCCCTCTCGGATGAAGTGATGGTGCCTCGTTCGGGCTGGGAGCGTGGGAGCAATGGTGGTGGAGGGGAGGAAAACTGTAAGCCCAGACACCTGGAGTGGGAGACGGCTCTCACCAATACAGCGGGCTGCCTGAG AAACGTGAGTTCGGAGCGGAGTGAAGCAAGACGGAAGCTGAGGGAATGCACAGGATTGGTGGATTCTCTTATGTACATCGTCCAGTCCCAGATTGACTGTAAAGATGTCGACAACAAG CTCATAGAGAACAGTGTGTGTCTGCTGAGAAACCTATCCTATCACGTGCATCGTGAAATCCCCGGATGTGAGCGGTACCAAGAAGCTGCGCCTATCAACCAGGGCCCGGCCCCGTCCAGCCAGAAGAGCGGTTGTTTCAGCTCACGCAAGAGTAAAG GAAAGAAAGATGAGGATCCAGCTGCAGACACAATAGACATTCCAAAGAGAACGACACCTGCGAAAG GCTATGAACTTTTGTTCCAACCAGAGGTGGTTCGCATCTATACCTCTCTGCTGATGGAGTCAAAGAACCCCACCGTGCTGGAGGCCTCAGCAGGAGCTGTTCAGAATTTGTGTGCTGGACGTTGGACG TATGGCCGTTACATCCGTGCCTTGCTACGCCAGGAGAAAGGTCTGCCCATGATGACTGAACTACTGGCGCACGGCAACGACAGAGTAGTTCGAGCGATGTCGGGAGCGCTCCGTAATCTGGCGATAGATGCTCGTAACAGAGACCTACTGG GCAAACATGCAGTGCCTCACCTAGTGGCCAACCTTCCTGGTGGCGGTCAGAGTCAGCCCGTGCGAGCACTATCAGAAGCAACAGTAGTGTCTGTGTTGAGCACGCTCCATGAGGTGCTGGGCTCTAGCTTGGAAGCTGCAAAGACTCTCAGGGCCTCACAAGGAATTGAGAGGCTAGTTCTCATCAACAAGGACGG TAATCGTTCAGAGAGGGAAGTGCGTGGGGCTGGGCTCGTACTGCAGACTGTATGGGCCTACAAGGAGCTGCGGCGTACTTTggagaaggatggatggaaaaaaacagacttcatGGTGAACCTAAACCCTCCCAGCAACAACACACGGACCAATGGAGGATATGAGGACAGCACTTTGCCCCTCATAGATAAAG GTGTCAAAGGTGAACGAGACATGATTCCAATGAATGACATGGGACCAG ACGCCTACTCCACACTGGACCAACGAGGGAGAAGGAACACTTTGGACAACGCAATTGAACCTGATGATAAAGATACAGTACAG GGAGTGAGGTATGGTGAAAGGCAGGCCGCTTTGCCTCTAATGGATTCTTATGATG AAAAACTAATAGTGTGCATCACCAAACGACATCTACCCGCACACTGCCCTTGCTGA
- the ctnnd1 gene encoding catenin delta-1 isoform X1 has translation MEQCASTASLLASVREQERQFEMLSRALEEERRSCAGTLPRPLPNMQNGRLPCDADVERLTLNEGYVNGTHHFRMEPGQMVQETYTMEQDHQESNPMLSVETNDDGTTRRTEITVKKVAKPIPTRTVIPSVSDTLSLDGGGSMTGMGAYIPPMDRGYRQAPGVGAPMEYPTQTVPRNYQYGPPGGYEDYRAGPPSEAYASLSRGARMDDRYRPVHPDGYRTLDPSYRAPSRNQIDPYAAQPQVGRMGSAMELSSVPRFVPESYGMEDDRRSMGYDESDYGMGHPMHYSTVPRNIHGFPQGPPRRTGSYEGTLDGDMSGPGDMYYWGGGAPIAQGERGSMASLDSTLRKGPGPGGWRQPELPEVVAMLNYRLDPVRSNAAAYLQHLTYKNDKVKSDVRRLKGIPALVSMLDNPNKEVHYAACGALKNISYGKDQDNKIAIKNCDGVPALIRLLRKTHDQDLTDLITGTLWNLSSHDSVKMEIVDHALHALSDEVMVPRSGWERGSNGGGGEENCKPRHLEWETALTNTAGCLRNVSSERSEARRKLRECTGLVDSLMYIVQSQIDCKDVDNKLIENSVCLLRNLSYHVHREIPGCERYQEAAPINQGPAPSSQKSGCFSSRKSKDEWFSKGKKDEDPAADTIDIPKRTTPAKGYELLFQPEVVRIYTSLLMESKNPTVLEASAGAVQNLCAGRWTYGRYIRALLRQEKGLPMMTELLAHGNDRVVRAMSGALRNLAIDARNRDLLGKHAVPHLVANLPGGGQSQPVRALSEATVVSVLSTLHEVLGSSLEAAKTLRASQGIERLVLINKDGNRSEREVRGAGLVLQTVWAYKELRRTLEKDGWKKTDFMVNLNPPSNNTRTNGGYEDSTLPLIDKGVKGERDMIPMNDMGPDAYSTLDQRGRRNTLDNAIEPDDKDTVQGVRYGERQAALPLMDSYDEKLIVCITKRHLPAHCPC, from the exons ATGGAGCAGTGTGCAAGTACGGCCTCCCTGCTGGCTTCCGTGCGGGAGCAGGAGAGGCAGTTTGAGATGCTGAGCCGAGCTCTGGAGGAGGAGCGGAGGTCGTGCGCCGGCACTTTGCCCCGCCCACTCCCCAACATGCAG AACGGCCGCCTTCCTTGTGATGCAGACGTAGAAAGGCTAACACTTAACGAAGGTTACGTCAACGGGACACATCAC TTCAGGATGGAGCCTGGTCAGATGGTGCAGGAGACCTACACAATGGAGCAAGACCACCAGGAGTCCAACCCAATGTTATCTGTGGAGACCAATGATGATGGCACCACAAGACGCACAGAAatcacg GTAAAAAAAGTAGCAAAGCCCATTCCAACTCGTACAGTCATCCCCTCGGTATCCGACACGCTTTCCTTGGATGGTGGTGGTTCGATGACTGGTATGGGAGCTTACATCCCACCCATGGACCGGGGCTACAGGCAGGCACCTGGAGTCGGTGCACCCATGGAATACCCCACCCAAACTGTGCCTCGCAACTACCAATATGGACCTCCAGGTGGCTATGAGGACTACCGTGCCGGACCCCCATCTGAAGCATACGCAAGCCTTAGCAGGGGTGCTCGCATGGACGATCGCTATAG ACCAGTCCATCCAGATGGTTATCGAACTCTGGATCCGAGCTACAGAGCACCCAGCAGGAACCAGATAGATCCCTATGCTGCTCAACCACAG GTTGGACGAATGGGAAGTGCAATGGAGCTTTCTTCAGTCCCAAGGTTTGTTCCAGAGTCGTACGGAATGGAGGATGATCGGCGAAGTATGGGCTATGATGAGTCTGATTATGGTATGGGACATCCAATGCACTACAGCACCGTGCCCCGTAACATCCATGGCTTTCCCCAAGGGCCACCACGTCGAACTGG GAGCTACGAGGGCACTCTGGATGGTGATATGAGTGGTCCCGGGGACATGTACTATTGGGGAGGAGGTGCCCCGATAGCACAGGGCGAAAGAGGAAGCATGGCTTCATTGGACAGCACTCTGAGAAAAGGCCCAGGCCCAGGTGGCTGGCGTCAACCAGAGTTGCCAGAGGTTGTTGCCATGCTTAACTATAGGCTGGATCCAGTCAGGAGCAATGCTGCTGCATACCTGCAGCATCTCACTTATAAGAATGATAAG GTGAAGTCAGATGTTCGACGTCTGAAAGGCATCCCGGCATTGGTATCAATGCTTGACAACCCAAACAAAGAG GTGCACTATGCAGCTTGTGGAGCTCTAAAGAACATTTCGTATGGTAAAGATcaagacaacaaaattgcCATCAAGAACTGTGATGGTGTGCCTGCCTTAATTAGGCTTTTGAGAAAGACCCATGACCAGGACCTTACTGACTTAATCACAG GGACACTTTGGAACCTGTCATCCCACGACTCTGTAAAAATGGAGATTGTGGACCATGCATTACACGCCCTCTCGGATGAAGTGATGGTGCCTCGTTCGGGCTGGGAGCGTGGGAGCAATGGTGGTGGAGGGGAGGAAAACTGTAAGCCCAGACACCTGGAGTGGGAGACGGCTCTCACCAATACAGCGGGCTGCCTGAG AAACGTGAGTTCGGAGCGGAGTGAAGCAAGACGGAAGCTGAGGGAATGCACAGGATTGGTGGATTCTCTTATGTACATCGTCCAGTCCCAGATTGACTGTAAAGATGTCGACAACAAG CTCATAGAGAACAGTGTGTGTCTGCTGAGAAACCTATCCTATCACGTGCATCGTGAAATCCCCGGATGTGAGCGGTACCAAGAAGCTGCGCCTATCAACCAGGGCCCGGCCCCGTCCAGCCAGAAGAGCGGTTGTTTCAGCTCACGCAAGAGTAAAG ATGAGTGGTTTTCCAAAG GAAAGAAAGATGAGGATCCAGCTGCAGACACAATAGACATTCCAAAGAGAACGACACCTGCGAAAG GCTATGAACTTTTGTTCCAACCAGAGGTGGTTCGCATCTATACCTCTCTGCTGATGGAGTCAAAGAACCCCACCGTGCTGGAGGCCTCAGCAGGAGCTGTTCAGAATTTGTGTGCTGGACGTTGGACG TATGGCCGTTACATCCGTGCCTTGCTACGCCAGGAGAAAGGTCTGCCCATGATGACTGAACTACTGGCGCACGGCAACGACAGAGTAGTTCGAGCGATGTCGGGAGCGCTCCGTAATCTGGCGATAGATGCTCGTAACAGAGACCTACTGG GCAAACATGCAGTGCCTCACCTAGTGGCCAACCTTCCTGGTGGCGGTCAGAGTCAGCCCGTGCGAGCACTATCAGAAGCAACAGTAGTGTCTGTGTTGAGCACGCTCCATGAGGTGCTGGGCTCTAGCTTGGAAGCTGCAAAGACTCTCAGGGCCTCACAAGGAATTGAGAGGCTAGTTCTCATCAACAAGGACGG TAATCGTTCAGAGAGGGAAGTGCGTGGGGCTGGGCTCGTACTGCAGACTGTATGGGCCTACAAGGAGCTGCGGCGTACTTTggagaaggatggatggaaaaaaacagacttcatGGTGAACCTAAACCCTCCCAGCAACAACACACGGACCAATGGAGGATATGAGGACAGCACTTTGCCCCTCATAGATAAAG GTGTCAAAGGTGAACGAGACATGATTCCAATGAATGACATGGGACCAG ACGCCTACTCCACACTGGACCAACGAGGGAGAAGGAACACTTTGGACAACGCAATTGAACCTGATGATAAAGATACAGTACAG GGAGTGAGGTATGGTGAAAGGCAGGCCGCTTTGCCTCTAATGGATTCTTATGATG AAAAACTAATAGTGTGCATCACCAAACGACATCTACCCGCACACTGCCCTTGCTGA
- the ctnnd1 gene encoding catenin delta-1 isoform X5: MNKPFVQNGRLPCDADVERLTLNEGYVNGTHHFRMEPGQMVQETYTMEQDHQESNPMLSVETNDDGTTRRTEITVKKVAKPIPTRTVIPSVSDTLSLDGGGSMTGMGAYIPPMDRGYRQAPGVGAPMEYPTQTVPRNYQYGPPGGYEDYRAGPPSEAYASLSRGARMDDRYRPVHPDGYRTLDPSYRAPSRNQIDPYAAQPQVGRMGSAMELSSVPRFVPESYGMEDDRRSMGYDESDYGMGHPMHYSTVPRNIHGFPQGPPRRTGSYEGTLDGDMSGPGDMYYWGGGAPIAQGERGSMASLDSTLRKGPGPGGWRQPELPEVVAMLNYRLDPVRSNAAAYLQHLTYKNDKVKSDVRRLKGIPALVSMLDNPNKEVHYAACGALKNISYGKDQDNKIAIKNCDGVPALIRLLRKTHDQDLTDLITGTLWNLSSHDSVKMEIVDHALHALSDEVMVPRSGWERGSNGGGGEENCKPRHLEWETALTNTAGCLRNVSSERSEARRKLRECTGLVDSLMYIVQSQIDCKDVDNKLIENSVCLLRNLSYHVHREIPGCERYQEAAPINQGPAPSSQKSGCFSSRKSKDEWFSKGKKDEDPAADTIDIPKRTTPAKGYELLFQPEVVRIYTSLLMESKNPTVLEASAGAVQNLCAGRWTYGRYIRALLRQEKGLPMMTELLAHGNDRVVRAMSGALRNLAIDARNRDLLGKHAVPHLVANLPGGGQSQPVRALSEATVVSVLSTLHEVLGSSLEAAKTLRASQGIERLVLINKDGNRSEREVRGAGLVLQTVWAYKELRRTLEKDGWKKTDFMVNLNPPSNNTRTNGGYEDSTLPLIDKGVKGERDMIPMNDMGPDAYSTLDQRGRRNTLDNAIEPDDKDTVQGVRYGERQAALPLMDSYDEKLIVCITKRHLPAHCPC; this comes from the exons ATGAACAAGCCCTTTGTTCAG AACGGCCGCCTTCCTTGTGATGCAGACGTAGAAAGGCTAACACTTAACGAAGGTTACGTCAACGGGACACATCAC TTCAGGATGGAGCCTGGTCAGATGGTGCAGGAGACCTACACAATGGAGCAAGACCACCAGGAGTCCAACCCAATGTTATCTGTGGAGACCAATGATGATGGCACCACAAGACGCACAGAAatcacg GTAAAAAAAGTAGCAAAGCCCATTCCAACTCGTACAGTCATCCCCTCGGTATCCGACACGCTTTCCTTGGATGGTGGTGGTTCGATGACTGGTATGGGAGCTTACATCCCACCCATGGACCGGGGCTACAGGCAGGCACCTGGAGTCGGTGCACCCATGGAATACCCCACCCAAACTGTGCCTCGCAACTACCAATATGGACCTCCAGGTGGCTATGAGGACTACCGTGCCGGACCCCCATCTGAAGCATACGCAAGCCTTAGCAGGGGTGCTCGCATGGACGATCGCTATAG ACCAGTCCATCCAGATGGTTATCGAACTCTGGATCCGAGCTACAGAGCACCCAGCAGGAACCAGATAGATCCCTATGCTGCTCAACCACAG GTTGGACGAATGGGAAGTGCAATGGAGCTTTCTTCAGTCCCAAGGTTTGTTCCAGAGTCGTACGGAATGGAGGATGATCGGCGAAGTATGGGCTATGATGAGTCTGATTATGGTATGGGACATCCAATGCACTACAGCACCGTGCCCCGTAACATCCATGGCTTTCCCCAAGGGCCACCACGTCGAACTGG GAGCTACGAGGGCACTCTGGATGGTGATATGAGTGGTCCCGGGGACATGTACTATTGGGGAGGAGGTGCCCCGATAGCACAGGGCGAAAGAGGAAGCATGGCTTCATTGGACAGCACTCTGAGAAAAGGCCCAGGCCCAGGTGGCTGGCGTCAACCAGAGTTGCCAGAGGTTGTTGCCATGCTTAACTATAGGCTGGATCCAGTCAGGAGCAATGCTGCTGCATACCTGCAGCATCTCACTTATAAGAATGATAAG GTGAAGTCAGATGTTCGACGTCTGAAAGGCATCCCGGCATTGGTATCAATGCTTGACAACCCAAACAAAGAG GTGCACTATGCAGCTTGTGGAGCTCTAAAGAACATTTCGTATGGTAAAGATcaagacaacaaaattgcCATCAAGAACTGTGATGGTGTGCCTGCCTTAATTAGGCTTTTGAGAAAGACCCATGACCAGGACCTTACTGACTTAATCACAG GGACACTTTGGAACCTGTCATCCCACGACTCTGTAAAAATGGAGATTGTGGACCATGCATTACACGCCCTCTCGGATGAAGTGATGGTGCCTCGTTCGGGCTGGGAGCGTGGGAGCAATGGTGGTGGAGGGGAGGAAAACTGTAAGCCCAGACACCTGGAGTGGGAGACGGCTCTCACCAATACAGCGGGCTGCCTGAG AAACGTGAGTTCGGAGCGGAGTGAAGCAAGACGGAAGCTGAGGGAATGCACAGGATTGGTGGATTCTCTTATGTACATCGTCCAGTCCCAGATTGACTGTAAAGATGTCGACAACAAG CTCATAGAGAACAGTGTGTGTCTGCTGAGAAACCTATCCTATCACGTGCATCGTGAAATCCCCGGATGTGAGCGGTACCAAGAAGCTGCGCCTATCAACCAGGGCCCGGCCCCGTCCAGCCAGAAGAGCGGTTGTTTCAGCTCACGCAAGAGTAAAG ATGAGTGGTTTTCCAAAG GAAAGAAAGATGAGGATCCAGCTGCAGACACAATAGACATTCCAAAGAGAACGACACCTGCGAAAG GCTATGAACTTTTGTTCCAACCAGAGGTGGTTCGCATCTATACCTCTCTGCTGATGGAGTCAAAGAACCCCACCGTGCTGGAGGCCTCAGCAGGAGCTGTTCAGAATTTGTGTGCTGGACGTTGGACG TATGGCCGTTACATCCGTGCCTTGCTACGCCAGGAGAAAGGTCTGCCCATGATGACTGAACTACTGGCGCACGGCAACGACAGAGTAGTTCGAGCGATGTCGGGAGCGCTCCGTAATCTGGCGATAGATGCTCGTAACAGAGACCTACTGG GCAAACATGCAGTGCCTCACCTAGTGGCCAACCTTCCTGGTGGCGGTCAGAGTCAGCCCGTGCGAGCACTATCAGAAGCAACAGTAGTGTCTGTGTTGAGCACGCTCCATGAGGTGCTGGGCTCTAGCTTGGAAGCTGCAAAGACTCTCAGGGCCTCACAAGGAATTGAGAGGCTAGTTCTCATCAACAAGGACGG TAATCGTTCAGAGAGGGAAGTGCGTGGGGCTGGGCTCGTACTGCAGACTGTATGGGCCTACAAGGAGCTGCGGCGTACTTTggagaaggatggatggaaaaaaacagacttcatGGTGAACCTAAACCCTCCCAGCAACAACACACGGACCAATGGAGGATATGAGGACAGCACTTTGCCCCTCATAGATAAAG GTGTCAAAGGTGAACGAGACATGATTCCAATGAATGACATGGGACCAG ACGCCTACTCCACACTGGACCAACGAGGGAGAAGGAACACTTTGGACAACGCAATTGAACCTGATGATAAAGATACAGTACAG GGAGTGAGGTATGGTGAAAGGCAGGCCGCTTTGCCTCTAATGGATTCTTATGATG AAAAACTAATAGTGTGCATCACCAAACGACATCTACCCGCACACTGCCCTTGCTGA